The Entomobacter blattae nucleotide sequence CTGGGGAAAGGGCTTTGGCGCCCATACCCTTTCCAAAAACCAGGCCCTGGGAGAAATCTGCTTTTCCACAGGCATGACAGGATATCAGGAAACCTTAACAGATCCCTCCTTTGCCTCACAAATCATTACCTTTACCTTTCCCCATATCGGCAATGTCGGTACCAATCACGAAGATGACGAAGCCCTAAGCTGTGCTGCAAAGGCCCTTGTTGTTAAAGAAGACATCACCCATCCTTCCAGCTGGAGATCCTTCAAACCTTTAGAGCAATGGCTTTTACAACATGCCATTCCTGGCATATGTGGCATCGACACCCGTACCCTTACCCTTTTAATCCGTGATAAAGGCCCCCAAACAGGGCTATTATACTACCCACCAGATGGGCATTTCGATACAAATGCCCTTCTCGTCATTGCCAAGGCCTGGCCAGGGCTGGAGGGCATGGACCTTGCAAAAGAAGTAACCTGCCGTCAAACTTACCATTGGAAAGAAGGGGTATGGGTGTGGCCACATGGAACCCAACCTTCTGAAACCCCCACACCCAAAAAGGTTGTAGCAGTAGATTATGGGGCCAAACGCAACATCCTGCGGTGCTTGGTTTCTGCCGGTTGTGATGTCACGGTGGTTCCTGCTACAGCAAGTGTCGAGGATATCCTGCGCCATAGTCCCGATGGTATTTTTCTCTCCAATGGCCCTGGGGATCCCGCAGCAACAGCAGAATATGCCGCGCCCGTTATTAAGGCCTTACTGGAGAAAGACATTCCCCTATTTGGCATTTGTCTTGGCCATCAGCTTCTTGCGCATGCTCTTGGCGGCAAAACCTACAAGCTGGATCAAGGTCATCGAGGGGCAAACCAACCGGTTAAAAACCTCAAAACCGGAAAAGTGGAAATTACCAGCCAAAATCACGGTTTTGCTGTAGACGAAAACTCCCTTCCCCCCGATATTGAGGTCACCCATACCAGCCTTTTTGATGGCAGCAATGAGGGAATAGAATCGAAGCGCTTCCGTGCGTTTTCTGTCCAATATCACCCAGAGGCAAGCCCAGGCCCGACAGATAGCCACTATCTCTTCAATCGCTTTATGGACATGATGAATTGCCCGCCTAAAACAGCCAAACGTTAGGTCTCTTCCGAATCATACTTCTCGACACTCTGCTGCTCAACACTCTTACCTGACTTATTGGCTACCTTACTGATTGGCCCTTCTGCTGAAAGACTGAACCCTATGCCCAAACGTTCTGATATTTCTTCCATTCTCATTATTGGTGCCGGCCCTATCATCATTGGGCAAGCCTGTGAATTTGACTATTCAGGAGCCCAGGCCTGTAAGGCTCTGAAGGAAGAAGGCTACAGGATTATTCTGGTAAATTCCAACCCCGCCACCATCATGACAGACCCAGGGCTGGCCGATGCCACCTATATTGAGCCCCTCACCCCTGAAGGGATACAAAAGATTATCCTGAAAGAAAAGCCTGATGCTATTTTGCCAACCATGGGGGGCCAAACTGCCCTTAACGCTGCTATGGCTCTTCATCAATCCGGCTTTCTAGAGCGCCACAAGGTTGAGCTGATTGGGGCTCGTGCAGAGGTGATTGACCGTGCTGAAGACCGCATGAAGTTCCGCGAAACAATGGATAAAATCGGTCTTGAAAGCCCTAAAAGTGTTATTGCCCACACTATGGACGATGCCAAGAAAGCGTTGGATATTGTAGGGC carries:
- the carA gene encoding glutamine-hydrolyzing carbamoyl-phosphate synthase small subunit gives rise to the protein MANVEQIITLLGGAEKAAQLTGVSTEAIRKWRQGQAIPAKHWSIIIQATGLDLNDLQAPSSPDPTEPSSAHLPPHGATAALILADGSLFWGKGFGAHTLSKNQALGEICFSTGMTGYQETLTDPSFASQIITFTFPHIGNVGTNHEDDEALSCAAKALVVKEDITHPSSWRSFKPLEQWLLQHAIPGICGIDTRTLTLLIRDKGPQTGLLYYPPDGHFDTNALLVIAKAWPGLEGMDLAKEVTCRQTYHWKEGVWVWPHGTQPSETPTPKKVVAVDYGAKRNILRCLVSAGCDVTVVPATASVEDILRHSPDGIFLSNGPGDPAATAEYAAPVIKALLEKDIPLFGICLGHQLLAHALGGKTYKLDQGHRGANQPVKNLKTGKVEITSQNHGFAVDENSLPPDIEVTHTSLFDGSNEGIESKRFRAFSVQYHPEASPGPTDSHYLFNRFMDMMNCPPKTAKR